In the genome of Fusarium fujikuroi IMI 58289 draft genome, chromosome FFUJ_chr02, one region contains:
- a CDS encoding probable rhamnogalacturonan acetylesterase precursor, with product MAKNGANDGVTDGWGNYIGKYLKVTAVNKAIGGRSARSYTNEGRFTEIVNLVKKGDIVVIEFGHNDGGSPEKNDNNRSDCPGAGTEVCISDKTGEKVYTFVFYVSQAAKALVAKGATVILSSQTPNNQWETGTFEPAAPRFVGYVPTAAKALNSPSVTYVDHFAAVTKMYQKLGNTKVNSLYPKDHTHTSPEAADLIAKAFVQAIDEEMNGKTSLKSYIKTPVTKVY from the coding sequence ATGGCAAAGAATGGAGCCAACGACGGTGTAACCGACGGCTGGGGTAACTACATCGGCAAATATCTCAAGGTCACAGCCGTCAACAAGGCCATCGGCGGCCGCTCAGCCCGCTCCTACACCAACGAGGGCCGCTTCACCGAGATCGTGAACCTCGTCAAGAAGGGCGACATCGTCGTCATTGAGTTCGGCCACAACGACGGCGGCTCTCCCGAAAAGAACGACAACAACCGCTCCGACTGTCCTGGCGCCGGCACAGAAGTCTGCATCTCCGACAAGACGGGCGAGAAGGTGTACACATTTGTGTTCTACGTCTCACAAGCAGCCAAAGCCCTCGTCGCCAAGGGCGCTACTGTGATTCTCAGCTCTCAGACGCCTAACAACCAATGGGAGACTGGAACGTTTGAGCCTGCAGCTCCTCGCTTCGTGGGATATGTTCCCACTGCTGCTAAGGCTTTGAACAGCCCTAGCGTCACTTATGTTGACCACTTTGCTGCTGTTACGAAGATGTATCAGAAGCTTGGTAATACAAAGGTTAACTCTTTGTATCCTAAGGATCATACGCATACTAGCCCTGAGGCTGCCGACCTCATTGCCAAGGCTTTTGTTCAGGCTattgatgaggagatgaatGGAAAGACTAGCCTGAAGTCTTATATCAAGACTCCTGTTACCAAGGTGTACTAA